From Spirosoma aerolatum, one genomic window encodes:
- a CDS encoding SGNH/GDSL hydrolase family protein, with translation MVKTASFYTLLLTLLGIACVSVAQPDTLVRAQECRPRSGLPYFFQKVRTGQPVKIAYLGGSITEAGGGWREQSLKWFQQQYPKSGIEQIAAGIGGTGSDLGVFRLKDQVLAYKPDLVFVEFAVNDNGKKPMPIAVAMEGIVRQIWRANPQTDICFVYTLSATMAPTLAKGYFPLSASVMETIAGHYEIPSIHMGLEVVQLAEKGELVFSGKPDEYPGKLVFSADNVHPYPQTGHRLYTEALIRSFGVLDKTATKPRGQLKGPLYPNNWENAQMVSAERATRSPGWQVITPATDSVARKLSNRFTFLLKAANPGEQLKVRFRGTHFGIYDVMGPGCGQYRVVVDGQEPILFPRFDSFCTYYRSNYILLPPLPDSVHTIELTVDSQTLDKAAILKQRNQVISDPAQYAPKNCYVGQLLIIGEVL, from the coding sequence ATGGTAAAAACGGCTTCTTTTTATACGCTGTTGCTTACGCTGCTTGGCATTGCCTGCGTAAGTGTAGCTCAGCCCGATACGCTGGTGAGGGCTCAAGAGTGCAGACCGCGTAGTGGCCTGCCTTATTTCTTTCAAAAAGTCAGAACCGGGCAACCTGTCAAAATAGCCTATCTGGGAGGGAGTATTACTGAAGCAGGAGGAGGCTGGCGGGAACAATCACTGAAGTGGTTTCAACAGCAATATCCGAAATCCGGCATCGAACAGATTGCGGCCGGCATTGGCGGTACAGGATCTGATCTAGGTGTTTTCCGGCTAAAAGATCAGGTTCTGGCCTATAAACCTGACCTGGTTTTTGTGGAATTTGCCGTGAATGACAATGGCAAAAAGCCTATGCCAATTGCCGTAGCGATGGAAGGTATTGTTCGGCAAATCTGGCGAGCCAATCCGCAAACGGATATCTGTTTTGTGTACACGTTATCGGCAACTATGGCTCCTACGTTGGCAAAAGGCTATTTCCCGTTATCGGCTTCGGTAATGGAAACGATTGCCGGTCACTACGAAATTCCGTCCATTCATATGGGGCTGGAAGTTGTGCAATTGGCCGAAAAGGGCGAACTGGTTTTCAGTGGGAAGCCCGACGAGTATCCTGGTAAACTGGTTTTTTCGGCCGATAATGTGCATCCGTATCCGCAAACGGGGCATCGACTCTATACCGAAGCGTTGATCCGGTCGTTTGGTGTATTGGATAAAACCGCCACAAAACCGCGAGGGCAACTTAAAGGGCCTCTCTATCCAAACAACTGGGAGAACGCACAAATGGTGAGTGCAGAACGGGCTACGCGGTCGCCGGGATGGCAGGTAATTACGCCAGCTACTGATTCGGTAGCCCGAAAGCTCTCAAACCGCTTTACGTTTTTGTTGAAGGCGGCTAATCCTGGTGAACAACTGAAAGTCCGTTTCCGGGGTACTCATTTCGGTATTTATGACGTGATGGGGCCGGGTTGCGGTCAGTACCGGGTGGTAGTTGATGGGCAGGAACCCATATTGTTCCCTCGGTTCGACAGTTTTTGCACGTATTACCGATCCAACTACATTCTGCTGCCACCGCTTCCTGATAGTGTGCACACCATCGAACTTACTGTTGATTCGCAAACGCTGGACAAAGCCGCTATTTTAAAACAACGAAATCAAGTGATTTCAGATCCAGCACAATATGCCCCTAAAAATTGCTACGTCGGGCAGTTACTCATCATTGGAGAGGTGTTGTAA
- a CDS encoding FKBP-type peptidyl-prolyl cis-trans isomerase, translated as MRTLPFFFFGLLVSFGLTSCSNSVVDPGQDPSTIYQANMADIKTYTSLKGLTGTTSNTGLFFAPLKVNATGLTATYGTEIEFNYRLYALYGPSNSSGAVTVTDRLLDSTYISTPMYRYLYQGVLLPGLEEGLLKMHEGDQAVMIMPSVLAFGNGSTSDLPANSPVRFDVRLSRVRTEDQQMDEYLTTQKMTPTEVTSTGLRFIKTQSNPTGLTPGPTQTLIIKYRGQLLRATSNLKLGTAFDSTGTGTLASTATQFIPGFSEGLSKLKVGEKATIVFASKLGYADKGVTNSSTASYIIPPYAPLRFDIELVSVQ; from the coding sequence ATGCGTACATTACCTTTCTTCTTTTTTGGCCTTCTAGTTAGCTTCGGACTAACTTCCTGCTCGAATAGCGTGGTCGATCCAGGCCAGGACCCTAGCACGATTTACCAGGCTAACATGGCTGATATTAAGACGTATACATCTCTTAAAGGCCTAACCGGTACTACCAGCAATACTGGTCTTTTCTTTGCTCCGCTGAAAGTAAATGCAACAGGACTGACGGCGACTTATGGGACAGAAATAGAGTTTAATTATCGGCTTTACGCCTTGTATGGGCCTAGTAATTCGAGTGGGGCTGTTACGGTTACAGATCGCCTGCTGGATTCAACCTACATTAGCACACCTATGTATCGGTATTTATATCAGGGGGTACTGCTACCGGGCCTGGAAGAGGGGCTGTTGAAAATGCATGAAGGCGATCAGGCTGTGATGATTATGCCGTCGGTTTTGGCATTTGGGAATGGGTCGACCTCCGATCTCCCGGCCAACTCGCCTGTTCGGTTTGATGTAAGACTCAGTCGGGTGCGCACTGAAGATCAGCAGATGGACGAATACCTGACAACCCAGAAAATGACGCCAACCGAGGTGACATCAACGGGCTTACGTTTTATCAAAACACAGTCGAACCCTACCGGCCTAACGCCAGGACCTACGCAAACGCTGATTATAAAGTATAGGGGCCAATTGCTTCGAGCTACGTCGAACCTGAAACTGGGGACCGCCTTTGATAGTACCGGTACCGGTACCCTCGCATCGACCGCTACCCAATTTATACCTGGTTTTTCGGAAGGATTATCAAAACTGAAGGTTGGCGAAAAAGCAACGATTGTATTTGCCTCGAAGTTGGGGTATGCCGATAAGGGCGTAACAAATTCGAGTACGGCAAGTTATATAATACCGCCTTATGCCCCATTGCGGTTTGATATAGAACTGGTTTCTGTGCAATAA
- a CDS encoding FKBP-type peptidyl-prolyl cis-trans isomerase, whose product MSLLAIVGLASCSDSSVDPTDTSNLEVIRSYLDTQPLSFSATGSGLYFVTTKASSSTVVPAFGEELELNYTLSVLTRSTSNTNVIVAEVVDAAYDTTSTFFPFFDGSLKAGLQEGILKMHEGESAAMLMPASLAFKSVGSTDGKVAANSPVRYDVTLVRARTEDQQIAEYIAANNLTVTTTTTNGVRVIRTTANPTGDAVSGKTVITTTAIVKQLRAKTAVDFDTTGANVKNLSGFTEGLSQLRVGESAILIFPSARGYAATGNKATTPTDGTYLYRVAPYTPLVYTVTVVSAK is encoded by the coding sequence TTGAGCCTATTAGCAATCGTAGGGTTGGCTTCCTGCTCAGACAGTTCCGTAGATCCTACAGATACGTCGAATCTGGAAGTTATCCGAAGTTATCTGGATACACAGCCACTGTCGTTCTCGGCAACGGGGAGTGGATTGTATTTCGTGACTACCAAAGCAAGTTCATCCACGGTGGTTCCGGCTTTTGGTGAAGAGCTTGAGTTAAACTATACCTTATCGGTCCTGACGCGTAGTACCAGTAACACCAATGTTATAGTAGCCGAAGTTGTCGATGCGGCCTATGATACAACATCGACCTTTTTTCCCTTTTTCGATGGTTCGCTAAAGGCCGGTTTGCAGGAGGGCATTCTGAAAATGCACGAAGGAGAAAGTGCTGCCATGCTGATGCCCGCCAGCCTGGCGTTCAAGAGTGTAGGGTCGACCGATGGGAAAGTGGCGGCAAATTCGCCCGTTCGGTACGATGTAACGCTCGTTCGGGCGCGAACGGAAGATCAGCAGATTGCGGAATACATTGCCGCCAATAACCTGACGGTGACCACCACGACGACAAACGGGGTGCGCGTGATTCGAACGACTGCCAATCCTACCGGCGACGCAGTGAGTGGTAAAACCGTAATAACCACAACGGCTATAGTGAAGCAGCTTCGGGCAAAAACGGCGGTTGACTTCGATACGACAGGGGCTAATGTAAAGAACCTGAGTGGGTTTACCGAGGGACTGAGCCAGTTGCGCGTGGGCGAATCGGCTATACTTATTTTTCCATCGGCCAGGGGGTATGCAGCAACTGGTAATAAAGCAACCACACCTACTGATGGAACGTATCTATATCGGGTGGCTCCTTATACACCATTAGTATATACGGTTACGGTGGTTTCGGCCAAGTAA
- a CDS encoding fasciclin domain-containing protein → MNTSFSMSLRRLSVFVLLLATFGCQKRDDAVAEPQTITDRLLEDSQFGLLRAAVAYAGVSDALKDGNMTLFAPTDAAFQASGITAESIRAMTPAQVRALVLYHVLYGQVAISAIPSGANSVEMASKGIAFVNKSTDGSVSINNAKLTQTTITVANGYIHTIDRVLVPATGTMLAAIQNNPNLTYLATALKRVSTSSPALVDMLTSTTATNGVTVFAPTDAAFMMDKVYNTKTAIESANVQTLTNTLLYHVIPGAVFSNQLQSGTYNTLLSGSKLIVTVGAGQITVKGAKNATLSSVKQADVLTNNGIIHLIDQVLLP, encoded by the coding sequence ATGAACACTTCGTTTTCGATGTCGCTACGTCGTCTTTCGGTGTTTGTCCTCCTGCTGGCCACATTTGGCTGTCAGAAACGTGACGACGCCGTTGCAGAACCGCAAACCATAACCGACCGACTTCTGGAAGATAGTCAGTTTGGATTATTACGGGCGGCTGTTGCGTATGCGGGAGTTAGTGATGCCCTCAAAGACGGGAATATGACCTTGTTTGCACCGACCGATGCTGCTTTCCAGGCGTCGGGGATTACAGCCGAATCGATTCGGGCTATGACCCCGGCTCAGGTGCGGGCACTTGTCTTATATCATGTATTATATGGTCAGGTTGCTATCAGTGCTATTCCTTCCGGCGCTAATTCGGTAGAAATGGCCAGTAAAGGCATTGCGTTCGTGAACAAATCGACCGATGGGTCCGTATCGATCAACAACGCTAAACTGACTCAGACCACGATCACAGTAGCTAATGGGTATATACATACCATTGATCGGGTGTTGGTTCCGGCTACGGGTACTATGCTGGCCGCTATCCAGAATAATCCGAATCTGACCTACCTGGCAACAGCCCTTAAGCGAGTTAGTACGAGTAGCCCAGCGCTGGTCGATATGCTAACGAGCACAACGGCCACCAATGGAGTGACCGTATTCGCGCCAACCGATGCCGCTTTTATGATGGACAAAGTATATAATACAAAAACTGCGATTGAATCGGCCAATGTGCAGACCCTGACCAATACGTTATTGTATCATGTTATACCGGGAGCGGTATTTTCTAATCAGCTTCAGTCGGGGACGTATAATACCCTGCTAAGCGGCAGTAAGCTGATCGTAACAGTAGGAGCAGGGCAGATTACGGTGAAAGGTGCCAAGAATGCCACCCTGTCGAGTGTAAAGCAGGCTGATGTTCTCACCAATAACGGTATCATTCATTTGATCGATCAGGTATTGTTGCCGTAG
- a CDS encoding cold-shock protein: MQTGTVKFFNETKGFGFIKPDDGSADIFVHASGVIDLIRENDKVKFSVEQGKKGLNAVDVERA; this comes from the coding sequence ATGCAAACAGGAACTGTAAAATTCTTCAATGAGACCAAAGGGTTTGGCTTCATTAAACCTGATGACGGTAGCGCTGATATTTTTGTACACGCTTCGGGTGTCATTGATCTTATCCGTGAAAACGACAAAGTAAAATTCAGCGTCGAGCAGGGAAAGAAAGGCTTGAATGCTGTCGATGTCGAACGAGCTTAA
- a CDS encoding cold-shock protein — MSTSKETFNKREKEKARQKKKLQKQEKREDRKSNLSKGKSLDQMLAYVDENGNLSSTPPIYKPSQSKGDGATDGQQNQVAKESIREGVLTRFDPVKGYGFIRDKQSRQSVFVHQNELIEPISENDRVIFEIKTTPKGASAIQVKKQI, encoded by the coding sequence ATGAGCACATCCAAAGAAACATTTAATAAACGAGAGAAAGAAAAAGCAAGACAAAAGAAGAAACTGCAAAAGCAAGAAAAGCGGGAAGACAGGAAATCTAACCTCAGTAAAGGCAAGAGTTTAGATCAAATGCTAGCGTATGTCGATGAAAATGGTAATTTATCATCGACGCCCCCCATCTACAAGCCATCTCAATCAAAGGGGGATGGGGCCACTGATGGTCAACAAAATCAGGTAGCAAAGGAAAGTATTCGGGAGGGAGTTTTGACTCGTTTTGATCCTGTAAAAGGGTACGGGTTTATTCGGGATAAACAAAGCCGGCAAAGTGTGTTTGTTCATCAGAATGAATTGATCGAGCCAATCAGCGAAAATGATCGCGTTATTTTCGAAATAAAGACTACGCCTAAAGGGGCGAGTGCTATTCAGGTAAAAAAACAGATATAG
- a CDS encoding isoprenyl transferase, producing MKEHINPSNLPQHIAVIMDGNGRWAKRQGAARVFGHRSAIKAVREVTEGCAELGVKYLTLYAFSTENWNRPKFEVDALMTLLVHTIRDEIKTLMNNNVRLATIGNTDSLPTDCRRELAEAIRETSQNTGLTLILALSYSGRWDIVEAAKKLAEDVRDGKLTPEQIDETAFSHRLTTGDIPDPELMIRTSGEMRISNFMLWQLAYAELYMPDVLWPDFRKIHLHEAIVNYQQRERRFGKISEQLVK from the coding sequence ATGAAGGAACATATTAACCCGAGCAATCTGCCCCAGCACATAGCCGTTATCATGGATGGAAATGGACGCTGGGCAAAACGGCAGGGAGCAGCCCGGGTATTTGGTCATCGCAGTGCCATCAAGGCTGTGCGTGAAGTTACGGAAGGATGCGCCGAACTGGGCGTAAAATACCTTACCCTCTATGCGTTTTCCACCGAAAACTGGAATCGTCCGAAGTTCGAAGTAGACGCACTCATGACGCTCCTGGTCCATACCATTCGGGATGAAATAAAAACACTGATGAACAATAATGTTCGGCTGGCAACCATCGGTAATACCGACAGCCTGCCAACCGACTGCCGACGTGAACTGGCCGAAGCAATCCGCGAAACCAGTCAGAATACGGGATTAACACTTATTCTGGCCCTAAGCTACAGCGGTCGTTGGGATATAGTGGAGGCCGCTAAAAAACTGGCTGAAGATGTTCGGGATGGCAAATTGACCCCTGAGCAGATTGACGAGACGGCATTTAGCCACCGTCTGACAACGGGTGACATCCCCGACCCGGAACTGATGATCCGAACCAGTGGCGAGATGCGTATCAGCAACTTTATGCTTTGGCAACTGGCGTATGCGGAACTATATATGCCTGACGTACTCTGGCCCGATTTCCGGAAAATTCACCTGCACGAAGCGATTGTGAACTATCAGCAACGCGAGCGCCGGTTTGGTAAAATCAGTGAGCAATTGGTAAAATAA
- the bamA gene encoding outer membrane protein assembly factor BamA, whose protein sequence is MSLLPAQLQAQVRVGVGRDTPSAPAESNDLLNYANPKEYEIVGLTVTGTRYLDPNSLVSLAGLKMGDKIRIPGEAVGSSVRKLMESGLLDNVELFATNVNGEKISLMFRVQERPRLYRVNFIGVKKGEQDNLKDKIKLNLGKIVTNTITKNTQLAVRKYFVDKGYLNTKVKITTIPDSTRNNATMRVSVDKGQKIKIAKINFEGLDEVDEDAVRMKMKSTKEMRFGRLFSPSKFIPKKYEEDKQKLLEYYNKLGYRDAAIEHDTVINNGGRTISINMKLNEGHQYYYRKIDFSGNYLYTADQLRQVLGITKGDIYNPEDLEKRLNGNPGQDLSSQYMDLGYLYYNAQPIERAIEGDSIDLEIRIFEGKQATINKVILNGNTKTSDHVVMRTIRTLPGQKFSKTALIRTQRELATLGYFDPEKIGINPVPQSDGTVDIEYSVEEKPSDQIELSGGWGGYVGFVGTLGLTFNNFSARNIPNFSAWKPLPAGDGQRVQLRFQANGSQYQVYSLSFTEPWLGGRKPNAFSVSASHTVYRTFYDPLNPYSIYQSLQGRTPTGSYTNTAITIGLGRQLKIPDDYFSLTNSLSYQRYDLNNLDLFYIGYKDGISNNITFNTTLSRNSIDNPQFPRNGSSFTLSGSFTPPYSAWRTTTAAEAPRDKYKFVEYHKWMFDASWFQTVFGKLVLNTRAHLGFLGSYNKRTSIGPFERFVLGGSGLAGQGQFALAQDIIGLRGYDDRSVYTADYDRAVDQTSRSQGGVVYNKFVAELRYPVSLNPSATIFVLTFLEAGNNWASYKQYNPFDLKRSMGFGARIFMPAFGLIGIDYGYGFDKIPGVKDKASGQFHFTIGQQIR, encoded by the coding sequence ATGAGCCTGCTACCCGCTCAGCTTCAGGCTCAGGTACGCGTAGGTGTAGGTCGCGACACTCCGTCTGCACCCGCTGAAAGTAATGATCTGCTCAATTACGCTAACCCTAAAGAGTATGAAATTGTTGGTTTGACCGTAACAGGCACCCGCTACCTCGACCCCAACTCTTTGGTATCGCTGGCGGGCCTGAAAATGGGTGACAAAATCCGAATTCCAGGCGAAGCAGTTGGTTCATCGGTACGTAAGCTGATGGAATCGGGACTGCTCGACAATGTGGAGTTGTTCGCAACCAATGTTAATGGTGAAAAGATCTCACTCATGTTCCGCGTTCAGGAACGCCCCCGTCTTTACCGGGTCAATTTCATTGGTGTCAAAAAAGGGGAGCAGGACAACCTGAAAGATAAAATCAAGCTTAATCTGGGTAAAATTGTAACAAATACAATTACGAAGAATACCCAATTAGCCGTCCGTAAGTACTTCGTCGACAAGGGGTATCTGAATACAAAAGTTAAAATCACGACTATCCCTGATAGCACGCGGAACAATGCAACCATGCGGGTATCCGTCGACAAAGGTCAGAAAATAAAAATTGCCAAAATTAATTTCGAAGGACTGGACGAGGTTGACGAAGATGCTGTGCGGATGAAGATGAAGAGTACCAAAGAAATGCGCTTCGGCCGACTATTCTCTCCCTCGAAATTTATCCCCAAAAAGTACGAAGAGGATAAGCAAAAGCTGCTGGAATACTATAACAAGCTCGGCTACCGGGATGCCGCCATCGAACACGATACCGTAATCAATAACGGAGGACGCACCATTAGCATCAACATGAAGCTGAATGAAGGTCACCAGTATTACTATCGCAAAATCGATTTTTCGGGTAATTACCTCTACACGGCCGATCAGCTCCGTCAGGTACTCGGTATCACCAAAGGAGATATCTATAATCCGGAAGATCTGGAGAAGCGCCTGAACGGAAATCCAGGGCAGGATTTGAGTTCGCAGTACATGGATTTGGGCTATCTGTATTACAACGCCCAGCCTATCGAACGAGCCATTGAAGGTGATTCTATTGACCTTGAAATCCGAATTTTCGAAGGAAAACAAGCTACTATCAATAAGGTAATTCTGAATGGAAATACCAAAACCAGCGACCATGTGGTCATGCGTACCATTCGAACGCTACCTGGTCAGAAATTCTCGAAAACAGCCCTGATTCGTACACAACGTGAATTAGCTACACTCGGATATTTTGACCCCGAAAAAATTGGTATCAACCCCGTGCCCCAGAGCGACGGAACGGTCGATATTGAATACTCCGTTGAAGAAAAGCCTTCTGATCAGATTGAATTGTCGGGTGGTTGGGGTGGTTACGTTGGTTTCGTCGGAACCCTCGGCCTGACCTTCAACAACTTCTCGGCCCGCAATATCCCGAACTTCAGTGCCTGGAAACCTCTACCAGCTGGCGATGGTCAACGAGTTCAGTTGCGCTTCCAGGCCAATGGTAGCCAGTATCAGGTGTATTCGTTGTCGTTTACCGAACCCTGGTTAGGTGGACGCAAACCAAACGCTTTTTCAGTAAGTGCCAGTCATACGGTGTACCGTACATTCTACGACCCACTCAACCCATACAGTATCTATCAGAGTTTACAAGGCCGTACGCCAACAGGTTCATATACAAACACAGCTATTACGATTGGGCTAGGACGTCAGTTGAAGATACCCGATGATTATTTCTCCCTGACAAACTCCCTGTCTTATCAACGATATGACCTGAATAACCTTGACCTGTTCTATATTGGTTATAAGGATGGTATTTCAAATAACATTACATTCAACACAACATTGTCGCGCAATAGCATCGACAATCCACAGTTCCCAAGAAACGGTTCTTCGTTCACGCTGAGCGGTTCGTTTACTCCCCCATATTCAGCATGGCGCACAACAACTGCGGCAGAAGCACCAAGAGATAAATATAAGTTTGTCGAATACCACAAATGGATGTTTGATGCGAGCTGGTTCCAAACTGTGTTCGGCAAACTGGTCCTGAATACACGTGCTCACCTGGGCTTCCTGGGAAGCTATAACAAACGCACCTCTATCGGTCCTTTCGAACGATTTGTATTAGGTGGTTCAGGTCTGGCTGGCCAGGGCCAGTTTGCACTGGCGCAGGACATTATCGGTCTTCGTGGGTATGATGATCGTAGTGTATATACAGCTGATTATGACCGTGCAGTTGATCAGACCTCCCGCAGTCAGGGCGGTGTTGTGTATAACAAATTCGTTGCTGAACTTCGCTACCCCGTATCGCTGAACCCGTCGGCAACCATTTTTGTACTGACCTTCCTGGAAGCCGGAAATAACTGGGCTAGCTACAAACAATATAATCCGTTCGATCTGAAGCGGTCAATGGGCTTCGGTGCTCGTATTTTCATGCCTGCTTTCGGTCTGATTGGTATTGACTACGGCTACGGTTTCGATAAGATACCGGGCGTTAAAGACAAGGCATCGGGGCAGTTCCACTTTACGATTGGGCAGCAAATCAGATAA
- a CDS encoding OmpH family outer membrane protein — protein sequence MKKVLFFVFLYAIALSIPAQAQKFGYIDSEYIFSKMPEYQKALSEIDKFADKWSKDIQDKYIDIEKLQKAYQAEEILLTEDMKRDRQRIISDKEREAREYNNKVFGYQGLLYEKKKELMKAPMELINRAVEKICLQKKLDFMFDKASDFVMLYTNPRHDYSDYVMEELGLDTKPIATPTNPTNKTTIVKPK from the coding sequence ATGAAAAAAGTCCTGTTTTTTGTATTTTTGTATGCTATTGCGTTGAGTATTCCCGCTCAGGCCCAGAAGTTTGGGTACATTGATTCGGAATACATCTTCAGTAAAATGCCTGAATATCAAAAAGCGCTCAGCGAAATCGATAAGTTTGCTGATAAATGGTCAAAGGATATTCAGGACAAGTACATCGACATTGAAAAGCTGCAAAAGGCGTATCAAGCCGAAGAAATTCTGCTGACTGAAGATATGAAGCGTGATCGCCAGCGTATCATCAGCGACAAAGAGCGCGAGGCTCGTGAGTATAACAATAAAGTCTTTGGTTATCAGGGGCTTCTGTATGAAAAGAAGAAGGAGTTGATGAAGGCTCCAATGGAGTTGATAAACCGGGCTGTTGAAAAAATATGCCTGCAAAAAAAATTAGATTTTATGTTCGACAAAGCCTCTGATTTTGTTATGCTTTATACGAACCCCCGACACGATTACTCCGATTATGTGATGGAAGAACTGGGGCTGGATACTAAACCAATAGCTACCCCAACTAATCCAACCAACAAAACAACCATAGTAAAACCGAAGTAA
- a CDS encoding OmpH family outer membrane protein, with the protein MKKNLVMAFAAALLMGGLNAQAQAPTTTPTTTSAAGPLKLGYTNIDYVLSQTPEAKDIQNQLTIQRTQTENELKRMQKELEDKYSAYEKGAAQMSDVIRKDRETELQSLQARIQEFGQTSQQSLQSKYQQLVNPVVQKIQKAIDAVAKESGFQYVFNLDAGANTIPILLVAPEENNITELVLKKLGIDPAKAAAAAKPAATGGSTAPAPKPATPAAGTAPKKN; encoded by the coding sequence ATGAAGAAAAACCTCGTCATGGCGTTTGCTGCTGCTCTACTGATGGGCGGTTTAAACGCACAGGCACAAGCCCCAACGACAACGCCCACTACGACCTCCGCAGCGGGTCCGCTGAAGTTAGGCTATACGAACATCGATTACGTTCTGTCGCAAACTCCCGAAGCAAAAGATATTCAAAACCAACTGACCATTCAGCGTACGCAAACAGAAAACGAACTGAAGCGCATGCAGAAAGAGTTGGAAGACAAATACAGCGCCTATGAAAAAGGCGCTGCGCAAATGTCGGATGTGATTCGGAAAGACCGCGAAACGGAATTACAAAGCCTACAGGCCCGTATCCAGGAGTTCGGTCAGACCTCGCAGCAGTCGTTGCAGAGCAAGTACCAGCAATTGGTGAATCCGGTTGTTCAGAAAATTCAAAAAGCTATTGATGCTGTTGCCAAAGAAAGCGGCTTCCAGTATGTATTTAACCTGGACGCTGGCGCCAACACCATTCCCATTCTGTTGGTAGCTCCCGAAGAGAACAACATCACCGAACTAGTTCTGAAAAAATTAGGAATCGATCCAGCTAAAGCGGCTGCAGCCGCTAAACCTGCTGCGACGGGGGGTAGCACGGCTCCGGCACCCAAGCCTGCTACACCAGCAGCTGGTACCGCTCCTAAGAAAAACTAA
- a CDS encoding aldose 1-epimerase family protein: MTTLENESIRVSIRPKGAELTSILHKPSGIEHLWQADPMVWNWHAPNLFPVVGGCLNNQLLVDGKTYPIERHGFTRQSVFETIESSTTHAVFQLRSSSSTRVHYPYVFEFQIIYEIEGPRLTVTYRIVNEDTKTVFFSVGAHPAFNVPFYVNEEYEDYFIEFEKEEPLETHMLSAAGYFTGETKLIPTEGNQLPLTRHLFDQDALVFKNLTSRRVAIRSDRHNHSVTVSFPDFPYLGLWAKPGASFVCIEPWLGCADSEGALKPIQQKEAIQQVAEGDVFEAAFTVEIA, translated from the coding sequence ATGACAACCCTAGAAAACGAATCCATTCGCGTTTCAATTCGCCCGAAAGGGGCCGAACTGACATCCATTTTGCATAAGCCAAGTGGTATTGAACACCTTTGGCAGGCCGATCCGATGGTCTGGAACTGGCATGCGCCCAATCTGTTTCCCGTGGTAGGTGGTTGCCTGAACAACCAGTTGCTGGTTGACGGTAAAACGTACCCAATTGAGCGCCATGGCTTTACCCGGCAGTCTGTTTTTGAAACCATCGAATCATCGACTACTCATGCGGTGTTTCAGTTACGATCAAGCAGTAGTACCCGTGTCCATTATCCGTACGTCTTTGAATTTCAGATAATTTATGAAATTGAAGGGCCTCGGCTAACGGTGACGTATCGGATTGTAAATGAAGACACTAAAACGGTTTTCTTTTCGGTGGGGGCACACCCGGCGTTCAATGTTCCGTTTTATGTGAACGAGGAATACGAAGATTATTTTATTGAGTTTGAGAAGGAAGAACCGCTGGAAACGCATATGCTTTCGGCTGCGGGGTACTTTACAGGTGAGACCAAGCTCATACCTACTGAAGGCAATCAATTGCCGTTGACCAGGCATTTATTCGATCAGGATGCGTTGGTTTTCAAAAATCTGACTTCTCGCCGGGTTGCCATTCGGAGTGATCGGCACAATCATTCGGTGACCGTCAGTTTTCCCGATTTTCCGTATTTAGGACTTTGGGCTAAGCCGGGTGCATCATTCGTCTGTATCGAACCCTGGTTAGGCTGTGCCGATAGCGAAGGTGCGCTCAAACCCATCCAACAGAAAGAAGCTATTCAGCAGGTTGCCGAAGGCGATGTGTTTGAGGCTGCCTTTACGGTGGAAATTGCTTAA
- the rpsG gene encoding 30S ribosomal protein S7 translates to MRKAKPPKRYVLPDPKYKEVLVTKFVNNLMYEGKKSLAYGIFYDALDVVAKRTNENGLDTWRKALNNVMPSVEVKSRRVGGATFQVPTEVRADRKVAVGMKWLIRYARSRGEKTMVDRLAAEIIAAAKGEGAAVKKKDDTHRMAEANKAFSHFRF, encoded by the coding sequence ATGAGAAAGGCGAAACCGCCCAAGCGTTACGTGTTACCTGATCCAAAATATAAGGAGGTCCTCGTAACCAAATTTGTTAACAATCTGATGTACGAAGGCAAGAAGAGCCTGGCGTACGGAATTTTCTACGATGCCCTCGATGTAGTGGCTAAGCGCACGAATGAAAATGGGCTCGATACGTGGAGAAAGGCATTGAACAACGTAATGCCATCAGTCGAAGTAAAAAGCCGTCGCGTCGGTGGAGCTACCTTTCAGGTGCCAACCGAAGTACGGGCAGACCGGAAGGTCGCGGTAGGCATGAAATGGCTTATCCGGTACGCTCGTTCGCGGGGTGAAAAAACCATGGTAGATCGGTTAGCAGCCGAAATCATCGCAGCTGCAAAAGGCGAAGGTGCTGCTGTTAAAAAGAAGGACGATACGCACCGCATGGCTGAAGCCAACAAGGCGTTCTCGCACTTCCGGTTCTAA